The Episyrphus balteatus chromosome 4, idEpiBalt1.1, whole genome shotgun sequence genome includes a window with the following:
- the LOC129919958 gene encoding uncharacterized protein LOC129919958 produces the protein MYKSDYSNKMSKLLEDKNIYKTIRTDPTPKLQKTNNTLVNEIFKNKYIDQWQKNKMYSSSSTAPRLYGLPKIHKPDLPLRPISSSTNVPCYQLSKHIGQILKNIVNENYNINNSIQLKTQLEVIVLEEDDFLVSFDAVSLFTNIPTYLAIKIIMKKWDIIKNFTKIPKAQFLKILEFCLKENNYFKYDNKLYNQTFGMPMGNPLSPTIADIILDDLLDKTIEELKTEKQITIKFIKKYVDDVFAIIKEKDKDAILEFLNHYHTKLKFTVETEQNKSLPYLDIRIFRTINKIKFNWYSKTTASGRMINFLSTQPLQQKINTANNFINKIIQISDIEFKEENIKTIKTILHMNNFPNYLINNLINKTINKTNQNKNSQQNPDVGNTVRYYGISYIPNLTDKRNLNKIINKENVTFAHKSNTTIKQLFTNTKSKIEKEQQHDIIYKIGCSGKEGESCNLIYIGTTKRSLETRLIEHKADIRNKRESTGLSQHIIETGHSADFDNTTIMDKEKRTNKRYKLESLRIQHNIEKTMNTQEDRDKTIASYSLALRAL, from the coding sequence ATGTACAAATCAGACTACTCaaataaaatgtcaaaactactcgaagataaaaatatttacaaaacaataaGAACTGATCCAACACCAAAACTGCAAAAAACCAATAATACCTTAGTAAatgaaatctttaaaaataaatacatcgaCCAATGGCAAAAGAATAAAATGTACTCTTCATCGTCAACAGCACCGAGACTATACGGCTTGCCAAAAATACATAAGCCAGATCTTCCATTGAGACCTATCTCCTCTTCGACAAACGTTCCATGCTATCAACTTTCAAAACACATAGgacaaatcttaaaaaatatagtTAATGAAAATTACAACATTAATAACTCAATCCAACTTAAAACGCAGTTAGAAGTTATTGTTTTagaagaagatgattttttagtttcttttgacgCTGTTTCACTTTTCACCAACATCCCGACGTATTTAGCcatcaaaataataatgaaGAAGTGGGACATAATaaagaattttacaaaaataccaAAAGCCCAATTCTTGAAAATACTAGAATTTTGtctaaaagaaaacaattactTCAAATATGATAATAAATTATACAACCAGACTTTTGGTATGCCAATGGGAAATCCTCTCTCCCCCACAATAGCGGACATCATTTTGGATGATTTGCTTGATAAAACCATAGAAGAACTTAAGACAGAAAAACAAATCaccataaaattcataaaaaagtaTGTAGACGACGTGTTTGctataattaaagaaaaagataaagACGCGATCTTGGAATTCTTGAACCATTATCATACTAAACTCAAATTTACAGTTGAAACTGAGCAAAACAAAAGCTTACCCTACCTAGATATCAGAATCTTCAgaacaataaacaaaatcaaatttaactGGTATTCAAAAACAACAGCATCTGGTAGAATGATAAATTTCCTCTCCACTCAACCCttacaacaaaaaatcaatacggcgaacaattttataaataaaataatacaaataagcGATATcgaatttaaagaagaaaatataaaaacaataaaaacaatactaCACATGAACAATTTTCCAAACTACTTAATAAATAATCTAATTAACAAAACCATCAATAAaactaatcaaaataaaaattctcaacAAAATCCAGACGTTGGCAACACTGTGCGATACTATGGTATTTCATACATTCCAAACTTAACGGACAAgagaaacttaaataaaataataaataaagagaATGTGACATTCGCTCACAAATCAaacacaacaataaaacaattattcaccaacacaaaaagcaaaatagaaaaagaacaacaacatgacataatttataaaattgggTGCAGTGGCAAGGAGGGGGAGTCGTGCAATCTGATCTACATTGGGACAACAAAGAGATCATTGGAGACGAGACTAATCGAACACAAAGCGGATATTCGTAACAAAAGAGAATCTACTGGGTTATCACAACATATAATAGAAACTGGCCACTCTGCAGACTTCGATAATACAACAATAATGGACaaggaaaagagaacaaataaGAGATACAAACTTGAAAGTCTACGTATACAACACAATATAGAGAAAACAATGAATACTCAAGAAGATAGAGACAAAACAATAGCAAGTTATTCTTTGGCATTAAGAGCGTTGTAA
- the LOC129918344 gene encoding leucine-rich PPR motif-containing protein, mitochondrial: MNFSILESFWRLSSLNSYRKLSQIKVRGYAIQTNKNSWSNVLLQTQRNYVIRPVINENLTLLEQALSKLQSDFAHLGYVNPGNFRRMLESLEAGGSLTTEDSIFLLNSCGPELMPSQTPQNRMELFTKLWEYLKKNDALQKDHYKSFLKVHAENGFVIENFREFLEEKQLTENPEMYEKLIQFACRIGDIKLATDILVDMKAKGLPLTENVFNALIMGHAKNKDLPSALVVLETMKAARVEPSSSTFTQLIIAYIKNGNMDKAIDLFLIHSQRFNAQKIIKIIRELTVNEQGKTNREFMALLVRELPAEYLNAKEVPSPIRNLCTELIHSGHVDEAYVVMDCLPCPKFNDDQDIDTYGYIFLQDLFRGKVNSEKIIEIANELIASGKNSRALHVACDSAMHRNPDLGYLFLKALSEKEHLRPHYFWPLFLHRFRSNGEAGIIKVVKMMSELKVECDFETLSFYVLPKLSVTLENAQQAIKTLEACGLRTSQSLNPLIVQLIAQQKLEEVMKIAQLYTSKLETKLFVQPLAHLAVRIRATRRFQKYTNTIHTLFLKSNDPKIDFVGLVLIELIIHKKLRDDVRMLERIISDVSRLGTKISPAAAEALNTHFIKIKTDETDIPNIRQLLATMTDRKLTLKSSENSNSNIVHPRDMSYEELECHLLELEAKNMNTRGVLRRLLQICVRDNKLKRALEVKNKCDIAKVELSPGMMASILDMYIKLDDFSSAQLSLQQLQKTFPGFLLDEHKLLDFAALTVKQNELEKAKQILMERAASRKVFGGDYVIKNVWNLLTNVAQLAAKQTDLPKETNITKEMFFFVRKLGFCNAHNAVLGPIIREYILRKDIRSAVAEFKTLAETFRHTPLQFELSSLLVRLSNGKHKENFNVSKEEAKELLQDLTRTASSIHGQVNMNSSLLLAVAESGTENQLRKLLINPEFRLNHEMLAQNCEHLNKEGSVYTLMRLAKACRGLGHVIKEHDVYNMLLMKFVNENNCAASLELFEKLEADDEFKMSQEFLRTLVNLLKVNKLDIPSSLALRAQVT, translated from the exons ATGAACTTCAGTATATTGGAAAGTTTTTGGCGGCTAAGTAGCTTAAATTCGTACCGAAAATTGTCTCAAATAAAAGTCAGAGGTTATGCAATCCAAACGAACAAAAATAGTTGGTCCAATGTATTACTTCAAACTCAGAGAAACTACGTTATTAGGCCCGTAATAAATGAAAACCTAACATTATTAGAGCAAGCATTAAGTAAACTTCAATCAGATTTTGCTCATCTGGGTTATGTTAATCCTGGAAACTTCCGAAGAATGCTAGAATCTTTAGAAGCTGGTGGATCTCTCACTACCGAAGACAGTATATTCTTGTTAAACTCATGTGGGCCCGAATTAATGCCTTCCCAGACTCCACAAAATCGAATGGAACTCTTCACAAAACTATGGGAATATCTCAAGAAAAACGATGCACTTCAGAAAGATCATTATAAGTCTTTTCTTAAAGTTCACGCTGAGAATGGTTTCGTCATAGAAAATTTTCGTGAGTTTCTCGAAGAAAAACAACTAACTGAAAACCCTGAAATGTACGAAAAACTAATTCAATTTGCGTGTCGGATTGGCGACATCAAGCTGGCAACTGATATTTTAGTTGACATGAAAGCTAAAGGATTACCTCTTACTGAAAATGTTTTCAATGCTCTCATTATGGGCCATGCAAAGAATAAAGATTTACCAAGTGCATTAGTTGTTTTGGAAACTATGAAAGCAGCTAGGGTCGAGCCGAGTTCATCCACATTTACACAGTTGATTATTGCGTATATTAAAAATGGAAATATGGATAAAGCCATTGATCTTTTCCTCATACATTCTCAGCGTTTCAATgcacaaaagataataaaaattattagagAACTCACAGTTAATGAGCAGGGCAAAACAAATCGAGAATTTATGGCTCTTCTTGTTAGAGAATTGCCTGCTGAATATTTAAATGCCAAGGAAGTACCTTCACCTATTAGAAACTTATGTACCGAACTCATTCATTCTGGGCATGTGGATGAAGCTTATGTTGTCATGGATTGTCTTCCTTGCCCAAAATTCAATGATGATCAAGACATCGACACATATGGTTACATTTTTCTACAAGATCTTTTTCGCGGTAAAGTAAATTCTGAGAAAATAATCGAAATTGCGAATGAGCTGATTGCAAGTGGGAAAAATTCACGTGCTCTTCATGTGGCCTGTGATAGTGCAATGCACAGAAATCCTGATCTTggttatctttttttaaaagcacTATCAGAAAAAGAACATCTGCGTCCGCATTATTTCTGGCCACTGTTCCTTCACAGATTCAGAAGTAATGGAGAGGCTGGTATTATTAAAGTTGTCAAAATGATGTCTGAACTTAAAGTTGAATGCGACTTTGAAACTTTGTCGTTTTACGTGCTCCCAAAATTGTCGGTTACTTTGGAGAACGCTCAACAAGCGATAAAGACTCTTGAAGCTTGTGGACTGAGAACATCACAGTCGTTAAATCCATTGATAGTCCAGTTAATAGCCCAGCAAAAATTGGAAGAAGTTATGAAGATCGCTCAACTCTACACATCCAAGCTAGAAACTAAACTTTTTGTTCAACCACTCGCGCACCTAGCGGTTCGCATTCGAGCGACTAGacgctttcaaaaatatactaaCACCATCcacacactttttttaaaatctaatgATCCTAAAATCGATTTTGTAGGACTAGTACTTATTGAATTAATAATTCATAAGAAGCTGCGCGATGATGTTCGTATGCTTGAGCGCATTATCAGTGATGTAAGTAGGTTGGGAACGAAAATATCACCAGCGGCTGCAGAAGCTCTCAATActcattttatcaaaataaaaactgatgAAACTGATATACCTAATATTCGACAATTGCTGGCAACAATGACCGATCGGAAACTAACATTAAAGTCGTCTGAGAATTCCAACTCGAATATTGTTCACCCGAGAGATATGTCATACGAAGAACTGGAGTGCCATTTGCTGGAGCTGGAGGCAAAAAATATGAACACGCGGGGAGTACTTCGGCGACTCTTGCAAATCTGTGTAAGAGATAATAAGCTCAAAAGAGCCttagaagttaaaaataaatgcgaTATAGCGAAAGTTGAGCTAAGTCCAGGGATGATGGCGAGTATATTGGATATGTATATTAAATTGGATGACTTTTCATCTGCCCAGTTAAGTCTTCAGCAGTTACAGAAAACATTTCCCG GTTTCCTTTTAGATGAACATAAACTACTTGATTTTGCTGCTCTTACGGTGAAGCAGAACGAACtggaaaaagcaaaacaaatccTAATGGAACGAGCGGCATCCAGAAAAGTGTTCGGCGGAGATTATGTAATTAAGAATGTGTGGAATCTTTTGACTAATGTAGCACAATTAGCTGCCAAGCAAACGGATTTACCAAAAGAAACAAATATCACAAAAGAGATGTTCTTTTTTGTTCGAAAACTTGGTTTCTGCAATGCTCACAATGCTGTGCTTGGCCCAATCATTCGAGAGTATATTCTCCGTAAGGATATTCGTTCGGCGGTAGCTGAATTCAAGACACTAGCAGAAACTTTTCGTCATACTCCATTGCAATTTGAATTGTCGAGTCTATTGGTTCGACTCAGCAACGGAAAACACAAAGAAAACTTCAATGTTAGCAAAGAAGAAGCCAAAGAATTGCTTCAGGATTTAACACGGACCGCATCAAGTATACATGGTCAGGTTAATATGAACTCTTCACTTCTCTTAGCTGTCGCAGAGTCCGGTACAGAAAATCAGCTCCGTAAGTTATTGATTAATCCAGAATTCAGATTAAATCACGAGATGTTGGCCCAAAATTGTGAACATCTCAATAAAGAGGGAAGTGTTTACACATTAATGAGATTGGCGAAAGCGTGTAGAGGCTTAGGTCATGTGATAAAAGAACATGATGTTTATAATATGCTACTTATGAAGTTCgtaaatgaaaataattgtgCGGCGTCATTGGAACTTTTTGAGAAACTGGAAGCAGATGATGAATTCAAAATGTCGCAAGAATTTCTTAGAACCTTAGTCAATCTATTAAAGGTCAATAAACTAGATATTCCA